The genomic DNA TTGTCGAGCTGCGCGTAGCAGCCAACAACGGCCGCGCCCACCTTCTGCGACGTGTTGAAGGCGGTGGAAAGGTCAATGCTCTGCTGCGGCGCGATGTCGAGCGCGTCCTTGCACGCCGCCAGGCTCAGGCCGAGCGTCAGCGCCAAGGCTGATTTAACAAGAATATTTTTCATAAGTAGCGACTGAACAAGCGGTTAAAATCCCAGGTTGGCCCCAATGAGGAAGGTTTTGGCCAGTGGCGGCGTGTAGAAGTCGTGGCCCAGCGCGATGATATTGGCCCCCAGACCGAACGTATTCACCTCGGGGTCGTAGCCGGTGTACTTGGTAAAAGTAGCCAGGTTTTGGGCCGTGAGGTAGATGCGCACCGTTTGCAGGTAGCCGCGCTTCACCAGGTCGGCGGGCAGGTTGTAGCCCAGCGTCACGTTCTTGACGCGGAAAAACGAGCCATCCTGCACAAAGCGCGACGAGTTGCCAGTGCCGTTGCCCGAGCCAAAGCTCGACTTGGGGATGTTGGTGATGTCGCCCGGCTTCTGCCAGCGGTTGAGCTGGTCAATGGTCTGGTTATCAAGGTAGTTGTTGAAGCCCGTGGACTGGTACACGCCGGCCGCGTTGTAGATGTCGTTGCCGTAGCTGAACTGCCCCAGCGCGCTCAAATCGAAGCCTTTGAAGCTGGCCGTGGTGTTCACGCCGCCCGTAAACTTGGGGTTGGGGTTGCCCACTTTCATATCGGGGGCCGCGCCGTAGTTGTTGCTGGCCGAGCCGTCGGCCTGGGTGTAGAGCGCGTCGCCGTTGGCGGGGTCAACGCCCGCGTAGCGCTTGGTGTAGAACACGCCCAGCGGCTCGCCCTGCTGCACGCGGCTGATGATGGCACCGCCCGGAATGATGGGGGTAGCGAGCGAGGTAATCAGGTTGCGGTTGAACGACATGTTGCCGCCCACGCTCCACTTAAAGTCGCCGTCCAGGATGCGGCCGTTCAGGGCAATTTCCAGGCCCCGGTTGCGCAGCCCGCCCACGTTTTGCGTAATGGTGCTGAAGCCGTTGGTCAGGGGCAGCGGGCGGCTGAGCAGCAGCTTGTCCGTTTGCTTCTGATACAGGTCCACTTCACCCGTGATGCGGTTTTGCAGAAAGCCGAACTCCACGCCCAGGTCGGTCTGCTTGGTGTTTTCCCAGGTCAGGGTCGGGTCACCGAGGGCAGACCCGATAAACGTACCCGACTGGTCGGCGTAGGGTAGGGCCGAAACCAGGCTGCGCGACGAGAAGTTGCCAATCTCAGCGTTGCCGGTGAGGCCGAAGCTGGCCCGCACCTTGAGGTAGTTGATGAGGGTGTTGCCCTTCAAAAAGCTCTCCTCCGACAGCAAATAGCCGATGGAGCCCGCCCCGAAGGTGCCGTAGCGCCGCTCCGTGCCAAAGCGCGACGAGCCATCCTCCCGCACGCTGCCGCTGAGCAGGTACTTGTTCTGAAAAGCGTAGTTGACGCGGGCGAAGTACGACAGAATGGAATAGCCGGTGCCCGACGAGCCCGAGCCGCCCGTTTTCACGGCCGCGCTGTTGATGCGCGTGAAGTCACTAGTGGGGAAGCCCCGGCCTTCGGCCGAAGTCACGCGCGAGTCGGAGCGCTGGTACGACTCACCCACCAGCACATCGACGTGGTGGTCGCCAAAATCGCGGGCGTAGGTGGCCGTGTTATTATTGGTGTAGTTAACTACCTGGCTTTGCGCGCTGAAGGCGTAGCCGGTGGCGGCCCCGGTCTGGGTGCCGGCGCTGCGCACCAGGTCTTCGTTCAGGTCCAGAAAGTCGCCGCCCACTTCCGTGCGCAGCGTCAGGCCCTTCATCGGCGTAAAGTTGAGGTAAGCCGAGCTGAACGAGCGGTAGGTGCCGGCGCGGTTCATACCCAGCTCCTGGTCAATCAGGGCGTTGTAGTAGATGGTCTGGGCGTTGAGCAGGCCCGTGGCCGGGTCGTATACCGGCTGGGTAGGGGCCAGGGCATTGAGCTGCAAGGGGTTAGAGAAGTCATTGTCGCCCGCCACCCGGTCGTTCACGGTCCGGGCCAGCGAGGTATTGAATCCCACCTTCAGGTTGTCCAGGATGCTGTGGTCGATGTTCAGGCGCAGGCTACCCCGCCGGAAGCGGTTGCCCACGATAATACCCTTCTGGTCGTTAAAGGTGCCGCTGAGGTAGAAGCGCGTTTTGGCATCGCCGCCGCTCACGCTAAAGTCATACTGCGCCACGTTGGCCCCGCCAAAGAGCTTGTATTTGCCCAGGTTGCGGAAAGCCTGGTCGCTCCAGTTAGTATTGTAGGGCGAATTGTAGTCAAGCCCAAA from Hymenobacter psoromatis includes the following:
- a CDS encoding SusC/RagA family TonB-linked outer membrane protein, producing the protein MALQVAAQTRAISGHVAGSDAGSLPGATIVEQGTINGTTSGANGNFQLTVQPNAKLIISSIGYATQTLPVGSQTTFNIMLSASATSLDEAVVVGYGTQSKADLTGAVTQLSGSVVQNQPVQSFEQSIQGRTPGVVINQGSGKLGQGLNIQVRGTSSVSASNQPLYVIDGIPVTSQDQSQASTEPLNPLADLNPNDIESISILKDASASAIYGSRASNGVIIITTRKGKQGKTKVTAGYYYGISAPTRQRQFLDASQYNELLGEALINGGYAKQATLPRAFTRFFGLDYNSPYNTNWSDQAFRNLGKYKLFGGANVAQYDFSVSGGDAKTRFYLSGTFNDQKGIIVGNRFRRGSLRLNIDHSILDNLKVGFNTSLARTVNDRVAGDNDFSNPLQLNALAPTQPVYDPATGLLNAQTIYYNALIDQELGMNRAGTYRSFSSAYLNFTPMKGLTLRTEVGGDFLDLNEDLVRSAGTQTGAATGYAFSAQSQVVNYTNNNTATYARDFGDHHVDVLVGESYQRSDSRVTSAEGRGFPTSDFTRINSAAVKTGGSGSSGTGYSILSYFARVNYAFQNKYLLSGSVREDGSSRFGTERRYGTFGAGSIGYLLSEESFLKGNTLINYLKVRASFGLTGNAEIGNFSSRSLVSALPYADQSGTFIGSALGDPTLTWENTKQTDLGVEFGFLQNRITGEVDLYQKQTDKLLLSRPLPLTNGFSTITQNVGGLRNRGLEIALNGRILDGDFKWSVGGNMSFNRNLITSLATPIIPGGAIISRVQQGEPLGVFYTKRYAGVDPANGDALYTQADGSASNNYGAAPDMKVGNPNPKFTGGVNTTASFKGFDLSALGQFSYGNDIYNAAGVYQSTGFNNYLDNQTIDQLNRWQKPGDITNIPKSSFGSGNGTGNSSRFVQDGSFFRVKNVTLGYNLPADLVKRGYLQTVRIYLTAQNLATFTKYTGYDPEVNTFGLGANIIALGHDFYTPPLAKTFLIGANLGF